The DNA window TAGTCTAAGTTACTTACTTGTACTGTAAAAAGGCTAAGAAGTGTTAAGTGCTAAACTAACTACACCCTAACCACGATCTGTCCACCCCTATCTGATTTCATCTGTACACAGCGTGGAGTAAAtgttaaatatgttaaaataaaatcaatatgTATCTGTACCCAAGAGTAAATCGCAAGATAAACATACGCAGaaaccaataaaatatttcattgaaCCCTGACACGATGTGTTTTTACCTAATTTAACGTTGTAGTTGGCCATTtgacaatatttaattgaattagtgttgtttatttgttatttattgttttattggttcgttaataaataaaaatttgatgAGTGCTCAATGTGCTAATCAAATTACATGTTGTTTCGACTGCTGCCACTTGGATTTTGGCAACAGAGCCTgggccgcctcctcctcctccctgGCGATTCGTTCGCGAATCCAATAACTCGCCCCGCAGACGAGGAGTAAGAGGCAGGGAATCAGGATGAGCAGCACCAAGCCCAGCGAAATGCTCGCGACCCGCGCGGACTGCTCCTCATGCCCTGCAAGAGTATGCAATGGGAAATACACAAAGGATTCTACAGGACAGAGGATGGCGTTGGGCAATTGCATTTACCAACAGGATTGGAGGCCTATACGAAATTTATAATACCCTTTACAGGAAAGTCATTTGTAAATCCATAATGGTTCCGACATACGAGTTTATTTTGGTAGGTATCTATTGTAAAGTTTGAATTCTGGCAGCTATATATCTATTCCACCTTGCCTTCTGCAAACTGATACCTTTCCATCACTgtacataaataaaacaacCTAGCAAGCCATCCATCTAGCTCCTTCCTGCCATCAATCCACCCACTCAAGGCTGGAGCCTAGTTTTCGCCTAGTTTTGAGCCCCTTCGTCCTGCTATTGTGTGGCGCCTATTTCCCAGATAGACCAGGCTATACTCTCGCATTGATAAagaggacgaggaggacgaaggacgaaggattCGCCGGTGGCAAACAGACATAAGTAACGGCAACTTGTTCATCAATTTGCTCAAGATTGATTGACATTGGCGTAATGCACACAATACATTCTGTCCCGATGGAAGTGGGCGTAGGTGGAGTACCAGGGCGTGGCAGTGGTTCCAACAAAAACGAGATGGGTCACAAAAAACACTGTGACAGTAGAAGATTAATGTCTTTGGCTTCGCTCCTATTGCTTCGTTGTaaattttatgtaattttggCTTGCACTACCGCTGCATTGGTAGAAGAATTAGAAGTGTTCTGATCCTTGATTTTTCTAAAATAGTTAACTCTTTCCCTACCATTCGTTAATTTCTATTTAAACACTATTTTCCGCAGTGTCTGTCATGCAAATTATTACAGAAAATTGACAGCCAGctaaatggcaaacaaagcgAACCCTGCGAAGTGTCAACTTTCATGTAACAATTGGCATTATCGAATTGCGCTGCAAGGAGAACTAAAAACATTATTCAACATGTACAAGTAACGACTATAAACaagtgtttttggttttattcaatataaaatGATGATTGTTTACCTGGGCCAAAGTAATACGTAATGAAATTGCCGTTCTGATTATGCTTAATGTACAAGGATTCGGTTCACGGATTGGGACTATTAATAAATGCTTATTGGGTGTGTGTTATTGGATGTGGTCATGGCCGTGGGTAGAAAACAGCGGTGTAACAATAAGTAAAGTTAAGGAAAACTGATGGACAGGTGGGCGGTTCCATGTCGGTGGCAATGGAAGGTACTTAAAATTAGTTATTATTGGGTGGCTCTTATTTGAACTTTGCAGCTTAAGGATCGCGATGAGTGCCGATCCTCAGACCTCCGTGGACTTCTGCACCGAGGGAGTGGGCGAGGTGGCCAGGGGAGGCGAAGGCAGACCAGTGTCCTGCGTCAGGGGCGTGGGCGCAGTGCGGAGCGGCACGGTGTTCGCGCTCGACGGGGGTCTACTGTAGTACTGGGTGTTGCTGGGCAGCACCGGCACTCCTCCGAAGCGGTTCTGCGTCGCCGCCTGTGGAGTGTAGTTTATGGAACTGGCGCCGCTGGTGCGACTGTCCAGGCCACTGAAGGTGGGGCTGTACTGCTGGCGATGCAGCTGATCCGCCTCCTCCGGCGACAGGGGCTGGTGGTATCCGGCTGGATGAGTGGTGCCCGTGTGGACATCCGCCTCGTCGAAGTCATCGTCCTCGTCTGGATGATCTCCGTCCACCGGGGAGCCATGCTGATCCAACTCCGTTCCGGAGGCGGAGTGCAGGGAGCGGCGACCCAGCTGTTTCGGCTTCTCACCTGTGGTTACGTTCGGATTAATGTAGGAAATGTCCCTGGCTAACATTGAGCTGTTTCTATTTTGACTACCTTCCGATGAGGTCACATCCTCGTCGTTCTGATCCAGATCCCATTTCTTAGCTGGAAAATCAATTTGCGGTTTGCCCGGTAATGGTTCGTTCGTGCGATATACTTTGTCGTAGGACCTACTTTTCTTCAATGTGCTGGCATCCGTATCGCTGTCGTCGTCGTAGTTAAGTGTCCTTAAATTACGAGCCGAACTAGCCCTCGATCGGGGCAGCATGGGCATCTGCCACTGCGGATCCTCCTTGAGCTGCTTCTGGCGATAGCGATACACTCCACACACGATGCACAGCATCAGTGGACAGATCACCAGGAAGATAATGCCAATTGCTATGAAAGCGACGCGACGCGTGTAGTACACCTCACCTGCACGGGTTCAAAGTTGGTAAGGATTGGTATCTATCTGGGGCATCACGGGACATACTCCTACTACATACTGGTTGACTGGATTAGCTATTAACTTctatttgcatattaattaaatCTGTTTCTAATCTAATTCAGTCAGTCAGTATAATTGTAGGCACGATACGAGGGTCTCTTAACAACGATATAGTATTCAGTTTCTGGAACTTACGGAGACATTCGGTGTATCCGTATTCCGGAATGTTCCACAGACCGTTCGACAAGCACTCACGACGTTGATCTCCAATCAGGATAAAGCCCTCGTTACACTCAAAGGATACCTTCGCACCAGGCATAAAGTCAAAGCTCAGCTTTCGACCAAAACGCGGAGTCTGCAAAACCCCACAGGATACCACACGTCTGTTAAAAATATCAAGGATAACAGGATTAATTTCTGACTGCATCCAACTCCATAGTTTAGTGGATAACTTACACTGCATTTTCCGCCTGCATATTGACTATGGTGTCGTAGTAGTTCTTGGTAAAGTGTGCCAAGTCTCTATTCAAAGTCATTGCGTAATCGTACTGGCACTGCATACACTCTCCACAGAGTTCCTCAGCTCTTTCAAGATCGTAAGTGCGATTCGTTGGCAGGAAGTCCGCAGGATCCAGGACATAATTCGGCTGGAAGGTGGCATTCGCATAGTAACTGGACATTCGTCCAAATTCTCGGGTAAATAGAGCGGCTCCCACTCCAGGAACCTCGCGATCCGTGAGCATCCACTTGATTCCAAAGTTGGTGTGAATGCTGCGCAGATCGTTCAGATTGAGTTGGGCCACTTGTCCATTGGGCAGCATAAAGTCGTCTAGTTTATTAAAGCTCCAGTTGCCAAAAAGTCCCGCGGTTTTGTTCTGTagttaaataatgaaaatgtaGTAATCCAAGTATATAATTTCCTAGCTACTTACTATAAACTTCCAGGGCAGGAAAACGCGACCGGTCATGTATCCCTCGTTCTCCACCACTTCCACTCCGATACCAGCATCGAATTGCACCACCACCTGCGACTGATTGAGCAGGTAAGTCGGGGTATACACGGTGACACCGTCGAAATGCTGGAACTTCAGACTCTCGCGATCGAAGTAAACCCTGCGTCCATCGGCCAGGACATCCAGGCGATAGCGCCATCTGGCGTGCAGAGGACGCAGACGGACCTCAATCGTTGTGGTGGTGTTTCCCCGCATGGCAACCGCTGTCAACTGTGTGGCCTTCACCTCGCCATAATAATTAACTGGCAGCTGCTCGAATCGTCCTTGAACCTCAAACTTATTACTCTCATCCACGCTGCGTGCCAGGACGAATTCTCCCAGTCCGTTGAAGGTGTAAGCCGAGCCATCGAAGGTCACAAAGTGGGGATCGCCGAAAACACCGGCGATTCCAGGCGCCTGATAGGCCACACAATCCTGCGAGGGACGACGCTCGAAGCGGTAGGTTTCGCAGCCCAccgcctgctcctcctgccaGAAGCAGCAGGAGTAGAAGGGGCGCATGTCGTGGAACCACATGGACAGCGAGGGCACCTTGCTGGCCTCGTTCCAGGGCATCTTGCCCAGGTTGTGGACGCGACGGGGACGGGAGCCCCACATTTGGTCGTAGGTCAGCATCAGAAAGCCATAACGATCGTAGCAACACTGCTGTTCTGCTCCTTGGGCACTGGATAGGAAAGAGCACGCCAAGGTTAGTATAAGTATATAATTAAGTATATATATCTAAGATTTAGAGTGACTTACACTGGCGTTCCACTGACCACGCAGTGAATGGCCCCGCGATGACGCAGGCAGCTGGGGTTCGAGTCCTTGTCGCACTCGCGGTCAGGGCGGAAGCGTCCTTTGTCCAGGACAGCCTGGTCCAAGGTGCAGGGGCACAGTGGCAGGTCGGCGGCAAAGTTCCTGCGAAATGAGGAATATGTACTTTCAGTGGGGCAGTCCTTTTATCGCAATCCTCAGCTAATTAGCTGGGGAAGGATGCCCATGCCCGAACAGCATCCATTTAGCCAATCCCCATAGGCGTTCTGGTTGCTTTTAATTAGCggggcaaatgcaaatgcatatTTGTTGAGCCTTACCTGAGGAATCGGTCGGCGCGAATCCAATTATCGCAGAGAGCCCGCGCCCATCGCTTTCCATGCTGTCGCTCCCACTGGGGCGCCATATACCAGGCCAGAGGAATCGGCCGGGACCAGAGGACCCTGCGAATGGGAAAGTGCAGTGTGAGAGTGCAGGCCCAAGATTAATTTCAAGCAACCAGCCCAAACGAATGACACTAATCGACCTTTGACATTCGTGCAGCTTGCACAATGCCAGCTTATGAGCTCCCACGCGATTTA is part of the Drosophila sechellia strain sech25 chromosome 3R, ASM438219v1, whole genome shotgun sequence genome and encodes:
- the LOC6612952 gene encoding protein mesh isoform X2; its protein translation is MRFKLFVVCALACGFMAFVLANENISTEEFEDQIINAVPETVKVTKPKAQAEFVEVPKATPAPKKAEADNPKTKHLALQKPTLIPVVHVSNRGTDDVLTVAGLKPEKMFGALIMPNDYLGELYDVDNSGYNWDPNNNVAPPTTYSTAAGGYTITAARLAELRSNFMYWYFDKDMYGGRGDYQFDIHASMTQLHKNLNFQLPFYGFRFNYTRLSLNGYLEFSDPPEYLTYPLVFPIKDWPAKRDPSFMGIFFSKCRVGRIYPSDIDQRTPGVYFRVERDLMGRTDRFGVEVRERTMWDIRQGVVGADTFIPKHVVIATWKNVSFAGGIDNSLYTTNTFQMVLATDEVYTYIIFNYAVLNWLSHTEAGGDTTKGEGGVPAYVGFNAGNGTQAYEYRPYSQNMVIRDLANRGWANGFPGRHIFRVDEQILIGSCNKDIDAALLPLTFAPESGNMLGGQVVNITGPCFDPAIRVTCHFDTESVLGTYVDRNRVICVQPYLKAEGYIRFQISVGTQRFKWRGKYFVETPAAATEKIFFTTDDVHKKNPAEIRITWNQYNLTSNANANVMISLWGYRETKIEPQLEYIDVIEASYSNTGSYVITPSNYINRNNINRDMQFGFLQINLTQPDQYSGLAISPVLWSRPIPLAWYMAPQWERQHGKRWARALCDNWIRADRFLRNFAADLPLCPCTLDQAVLDKGRFRPDRECDKDSNPSCLRHRGAIHCVVSGTPVAQGAEQQCCYDRYGFLMLTYDQMWGSRPRRVHNLGKMPWNEASKVPSLSMWFHDMRPFYSCCFWQEEQAVGCETYRFERRPSQDCVAYQAPGIAGVFGDPHFVTFDGSAYTFNGLGEFVLARSVDESNKFEVQGRFEQLPVNYYGEVKATQLTAVAMRGNTTTTIEVRLRPLHARWRYRLDVLADGRRVYFDRESLKFQHFDGVTVYTPTYLLNQSQVVVQFDAGIGVEVVENEGYMTGRVFLPWKFINKTAGLFGNWSFNKLDDFMLPNGQVAQLNLNDLRSIHTNFGIKWMLTDREVPGVGAALFTREFGRMSSYYANATFQPNYVLDPADFLPTNRTYDLERAEELCGECMQCQYDYAMTLNRDLAHFTKNYYDTIVNMQAENAVRVVSCGVLQTPRFGRKLSFDFMPGAKVSFECNEGFILIGDQRRECLSNGLWNIPEYGYTECLREVYYTRRVAFIAIGIIFLVICPLMLCIVCGVYRYRQKQLKEDPQWQMPMLPRSRASSARNLRTLNYDDDSDTDASTLKKTKKWDLDQNDEDVTSSEGEKPKQLGRRSLHSASGTELDQHGSPVDGDHPDEDDDFDEADVHTGTTHPAGYHQPLSPEEADQLHRQQYSPTFSGLDSRTSGASSINYTPQAATQNRFGGVPVLPSNTQYYSRPPSSANTVPLRTAPTPLTQDTGLPSPPLATSPTPSVQKSTEV
- the LOC6612952 gene encoding protein mesh isoform X1, whose product is MRFKLFVVCALACGFMAFVLANENISTEEFEDQIINAVPETVKVTKPKAQAEFVEVPKATPAPKKAEADNPKTKHLALQKPTLIPVVHVSNRGTDDVLTVAGLKPEKMFGALIMPNDYLGELYDVDNSGYNWDPNNNVAPPTTYSTAAGGYTITAARLAELRSNFMYWYFDKDMYGGRGDYQFDIHASMTQLHKNLNFQLPFYGFRFNYTRLSLNGYLEFSDPPEYLTYPLVFPIKDWPAKRDPSFMGIFFSKCRVGRIYPSDIDQRTPGVYFRVERDLMGRTDRFGVEVRERTMWDIRQGVVGADTFIPKHVVIATWKNVSFAGGIDNSLYTTNTFQMVLATDEVYTYIIFNYAVLNWLSHTEAGGDTTKGEGGVPAYVGFNAGNGTQAYEYRPYSQNMVIRDLANRGWANGFPGRHIFRVDEQILIGSCNKDIDAALLPLTFAPESGNMLGGQVVNITGPCFDPAIRVTCHFDTESVLGTYVDRNRVICVQPYLKAEGYIRFQISVGTQRFKWRGKYFVETPAAATEKIFFTTDDVHKKNPAEIRITWNQYNLTSNANANVMISLWGYRETKIEPQLEYIDVIEASYSNTGSYVITPSNYINRNNINRDMQFGFLQINLTQPDQYSGLAISPVLWSRPIPLAWYMAPQWERQHGKRWARALCDNWIRADRFLRNFAADLPLCPCTLDQAVLDKGRFRPDRECDKDSNPSCLRHRGAIHCVVSGTPVAQGAEQQCCYDRYGFLMLTYDQMWGSRPRRVHNLGKMPWNEASKVPSLSMWFHDMRPFYSCCFWQEEQAVGCETYRFERRPSQDCVAYQAPGIAGVFGDPHFVTFDGSAYTFNGLGEFVLARSVDESNKFEVQGRFEQLPVNYYGEVKATQLTAVAMRGNTTTTIEVRLRPLHARWRYRLDVLADGRRVYFDRESLKFQHFDGVTVYTPTYLLNQSQVVVQFDAGIGVEVVENEGYMTGRVFLPWKFINKTAGLFGNWSFNKLDDFMLPNGQVAQLNLNDLRSIHTNFGIKWMLTDREVPGVGAALFTREFGRMSSYYANATFQPNYVLDPADFLPTNRTYDLERAEELCGECMQCQYDYAMTLNRDLAHFTKNYYDTIVNMQAENAVRVVSCGVLQTPRFGRKLSFDFMPGAKVSFECNEGFILIGDQRRECLSNGLWNIPEYGYTECLREVYYTRRVAFIAIGIIFLVICPLMLCIVCGVYRYRQKQLKEDPQWQMPMLPRSRASSARNLRTLNYDDDSDTDASTLKKSRSYDKVYRTNEPLPGKPQIDFPAKKWDLDQNDEDVTSSEGEKPKQLGRRSLHSASGTELDQHGSPVDGDHPDEDDDFDEADVHTGTTHPAGYHQPLSPEEADQLHRQQYSPTFSGLDSRTSGASSINYTPQAATQNRFGGVPVLPSNTQYYSRPPSSANTVPLRTAPTPLTQDTGLPSPPLATSPTPSVQKSTEV